A part of Phosphitispora fastidiosa genomic DNA contains:
- a CDS encoding type II toxin-antitoxin system Phd/YefM family antitoxin — protein sequence MNDTTKVVTATEFKTNLGKYIDYVIENHEVVVTKNGKKAVRLTPYITEIERYFTVKENALDYQYGGKKVSYEEFMEIYEKSDLRMEYINGEIVLLASPDTFHQSISGNLYIHLHTYLKGNKCKVFYAPFDVHFFKKEFETPDVMQPDLLIACDLKDSVNEKGRYMGTPTLCVEILSKSTRTKDMVDKLNTYMLSGVREFWVVDPQKHSVLVYGFQDFDIDEYAGYKTGDTLVSYFFEGLEIAVDKIFEA from the coding sequence ATGAATGATACAACAAAAGTTGTTACCGCAACAGAATTTAAGACTAATCTGGGCAAGTACATTGACTATGTCATTGAAAACCACGAGGTCGTGGTTACCAAAAACGGCAAGAAAGCCGTACGACTCACTCCATATATTACAGAAATCGAACGATATTTCACAGTCAAGGAAAATGCTCTGGATTATCAATACGGCGGCAAGAAGGTATCATATGAAGAGTTTATGGAAATTTATGAGAAAAGTGACCTCAGAATGGAATACATCAATGGCGAAATAGTTCTTTTAGCTTCACCTGATACCTTCCATCAAAGTATTTCCGGTAATCTGTACATCCATTTGCATACATACCTAAAAGGTAACAAATGCAAGGTGTTTTATGCGCCTTTTGATGTCCATTTTTTCAAAAAGGAATTTGAGACACCGGATGTAATGCAACCTGATCTGCTCATCGCCTGTGATCTGAAGGATTCCGTTAATGAAAAGGGGCGGTATATGGGTACACCCACCCTGTGTGTTGAGATTTTATCAAAAAGCACCCGCACAAAGGATATGGTAGATAAACTCAATACATATATGCTGTCAGGCGTCAGGGAATTCTGGGTTGTCGATCCCCAAAAACATTCAGTCCTGGTATATGGCTTTCAAGACTTTGACATTGATGAATACGCCGGCTATAAGACCGGAGATACCTTAGTTTCCTATTTCTTTGAGGGTTTGGAGATAGCAGTGGACAAAATATTTGAGGCTTAG
- the mscL gene encoding large conductance mechanosensitive channel protein MscL: MWKELREFAMKGNVIDLAVGVIIGGAFGKIITSLVNDIIMPFIGLLLGNVDFTNLFITLGQGSFKTLDEARKAGVATLNYGLFINNILDFVIIAFAIFIVIRKLNRFARKKEEEPAPATTKKCKYCYSEIHIDASRCPNCTSVTE, from the coding sequence ATGTGGAAAGAACTCAGGGAGTTTGCTATGAAGGGGAACGTCATAGATCTGGCAGTAGGTGTCATAATTGGCGGTGCATTTGGAAAGATTATCACATCACTGGTAAATGACATAATAATGCCCTTTATTGGTCTGCTGCTCGGAAATGTCGATTTCACCAATCTTTTCATAACCCTGGGTCAGGGCAGTTTCAAAACCCTGGATGAAGCCAGGAAAGCCGGGGTGGCCACTTTAAATTACGGACTTTTTATCAATAACATTCTGGATTTCGTGATAATAGCCTTTGCTATTTTTATTGTAATCAGGAAGCTGAATCGTTTTGCCAGGAAAAAAGAAGAAGAACCGGCACCCGCAACCACCAAGAAATGCAAATACTGTTACAGTGAAATACATATTGATGCCAGCAGATGTCCCAACTGCACTTCTGTAACCGAATAG
- a CDS encoding MBG domain-containing protein produces MKKILRLLFLTNIVAVLILLGQACLSPVLSAAEAGEINMETVSGDGAGYTYLDSVVIITQDGSYILTGTGTETANRIVVNGGVTADITINNVNINSGSGAFVMTGATVNLTLSGSNTLRSGSGFAGLQVCSGTLTITQTSTGSLTVYGGYNSAGIGAPDRVRPNAGTIIIEGGTVNANGGTYGAGIGGGLYSEYGTIIIRGGSITANGTTSAAGLGGGDYNYPGTITIEGGTVTANGGYNGAGIGGGCDGVGGIINILGGTVNANAGTNGAGIGCGRGGSPRRAAGGTVTVSGGNTVVNARGSGSGKDIGSGDNYDQTIRDGGTLTVDDSATVNLNATGTDAQTDFITCTISGGGAGLHSGTYLNGHKKITLSSFTALPNSQVNALDNITFSVNVNGLSYTDPQGSISFKANGAEIASAPITREGVVAAGTAGITESDLPGGSYTFTAEYVQDSVDSYYTTDLPQITGYTVNKLNQALLLSGIPDTITYGDAAFDMVVSGAGGTGLLSFNVTSGDAVTVSGSGAVTILKAGTAEITVTKAGDDYYNGDSVIVPIVVNKATPPAVTFPAASLTYGQSLGEAVLTGAAGDGSFAWEDAAAVPPVQNAGYQMVFTPADSVNFDYSGVVLQQTVTTIVEKKDLTIKAADKTKVYGESDPLFTESYMGFVNGEDKSSLTGILALTRQEGENAGTYTITPSGLTSANYNIIYQTGQLEITPIALTITADAGSKIYGEPDPELTYVITSGALLGADGITGALARIPGENSGTYMIEQGTLTAGINYDITYAGAVLTITKKPLTIRAGDKSKVYGAADPAYTISCDGFIAGENESDLLGTLAFDRTEGEDVGEYTITPSGLTSVNYEITYETGILTVDKKALSIRAEDKSKVYGADDPVFTVTYDGFITGEDEENLSGTLALDRAEGEDAGTYTITPSGLSSNNYEITFIPGTLRILSTNAHLSGLSLSNPLNLNNLTFSPAFDSGITNYIAGVANRVGSITVTLMAEDSNASISINGLSVSTGQASDDIILNTGLNTINVMVTAEDEVTTKTYLVTINRSHGGSSIIPQPEPEPVAEISEQLTGGTFDSATGNVSASVDDRLLEYLFGKAEANEGARKTIRLVIPEVEAASSYTLEASVTGLSSTGTDKEMLLTTPLGTIGIPDDMLTGSEDAAGEKAAVTIGRGDKASMSADVKAALGDRPLVQLSLTIDGRQVAWNNPDAPVTVSIPYTPTAAEQQDLEHIVVWYIDGSGKAVSVPSGRYDPETGCVTFTTTHFSNYAVAFIYKTFGDLSRVEWARKPIEVMASKGIINGTGADTYLPAANITRADYLVLLVKTLGLTADFDGNFSDVASGTYYYEAVGIAKELGITAGSGRNRFSPNEKISRQDMMVLTARALEEFKGLKILGDSTVLDQFSDKNDIAGYSAESLAALVSEGLITGSGDKLNPRANTTRAEAAVFLYRIYTDRFSNR; encoded by the coding sequence ATGAAAAAGATATTACGGTTACTTTTTCTGACCAATATTGTTGCTGTACTGATATTGTTGGGACAGGCATGCTTGTCTCCGGTTCTGTCTGCTGCAGAAGCTGGGGAAATCAATATGGAAACAGTGAGTGGAGACGGTGCAGGCTATACTTATTTGGACAGTGTTGTCATAATCACTCAGGATGGCAGCTATATCCTTACCGGCACAGGAACTGAGACAGCAAACCGAATTGTGGTCAATGGCGGCGTAACAGCTGATATTACAATAAATAATGTAAACATTAATTCGGGCAGCGGGGCTTTTGTGATGACCGGGGCAACGGTGAACCTCACCCTGAGCGGCAGCAACACTCTCAGAAGCGGAAGTGGATTTGCCGGCCTGCAGGTTTGCAGCGGAACACTTACTATTACCCAGACCAGTACAGGCAGTCTGACAGTGTATGGCGGCTATAACTCTGCGGGAATCGGGGCGCCGGACAGGGTTAGGCCTAATGCAGGCACAATCATAATTGAGGGCGGCACGGTCAACGCAAACGGCGGGACATACGGCGCAGGTATCGGTGGAGGGTTATACAGTGAATATGGCACCATCATCATCAGGGGTGGAAGCATAACCGCCAATGGTACGACTTCGGCGGCCGGTTTAGGCGGCGGTGATTATAATTACCCTGGGACAATCACTATTGAAGGTGGCACAGTGACCGCAAACGGTGGCTATAATGGTGCAGGCATTGGCGGCGGCTGTGACGGGGTAGGCGGTATTATAAATATCCTGGGTGGTACGGTCAACGCAAACGCCGGAACCAACGGCGCCGGCATAGGCTGCGGACGGGGCGGCAGCCCACGCAGGGCTGCCGGAGGCACAGTAACTGTATCCGGAGGTAATACTGTTGTGAATGCACGCGGCAGTGGCAGCGGAAAAGATATCGGCTCAGGAGATAATTATGACCAAACTATCAGGGATGGCGGGACACTTACGGTTGATGACAGCGCCACGGTTAACCTGAATGCGACCGGAACAGATGCACAGACAGATTTTATCACCTGTACAATCAGTGGCGGGGGAGCGGGACTACATTCCGGGACTTATTTGAACGGGCATAAAAAAATTACTTTAAGCAGCTTTACTGCTCTTCCCAATAGTCAGGTAAATGCTTTGGATAATATTACTTTTTCGGTAAATGTTAATGGGCTCTCCTATACTGATCCACAAGGGAGTATTTCCTTTAAGGCCAATGGGGCTGAAATTGCAAGTGCTCCCATCACCCGTGAAGGTGTGGTTGCAGCCGGCACAGCCGGTATAACTGAAAGTGATCTTCCCGGCGGCAGCTACACATTTACCGCGGAATATGTTCAGGACAGTGTTGACAGCTATTATACTACTGATTTACCACAGATTACGGGCTATACGGTCAATAAGCTTAATCAGGCTTTGCTGCTGAGCGGCATTCCAGATACCATAACGTACGGTGATGCAGCTTTTGACATGGTTGTCAGCGGGGCAGGCGGTACGGGCTTATTGAGCTTTAATGTTACTTCCGGTGATGCTGTTACAGTGAGTGGGAGTGGTGCAGTTACCATTTTAAAGGCAGGAACGGCTGAAATTACCGTAACCAAAGCAGGTGATGACTATTATAATGGGGATTCAGTTATAGTTCCTATTGTTGTAAATAAAGCCACACCTCCGGCAGTGACATTCCCGGCTGCTTCACTCACCTACGGGCAGAGCCTTGGGGAAGCTGTGCTTACGGGCGCTGCGGGCGATGGCAGCTTTGCCTGGGAGGACGCTGCTGCTGTCCCGCCGGTACAGAATGCAGGATATCAAATGGTGTTCACCCCCGCTGATTCTGTAAATTTTGATTATTCCGGGGTGGTGCTGCAGCAGACTGTAACCACGATAGTAGAGAAAAAAGACTTAACCATCAAAGCCGCAGATAAGACCAAGGTCTATGGAGAATCAGACCCCCTGTTTACAGAAAGCTATATGGGATTTGTCAATGGTGAGGATAAGAGCAGTTTGACCGGTATCCTTGCCCTGACCCGCCAGGAGGGGGAAAATGCCGGGACATATACCATCACACCATCGGGGCTGACCTCCGCAAACTACAATATCATTTATCAGACAGGACAACTGGAGATTACACCGATAGCCTTAACCATTACCGCGGATGCCGGAAGCAAGATTTACGGCGAGCCGGATCCCGAGCTTACTTATGTGATAACATCAGGTGCCTTGCTGGGAGCTGATGGAATTACTGGAGCCTTAGCCAGGATACCCGGTGAGAATTCGGGAACCTATATGATAGAACAGGGCACTTTGACTGCCGGCATTAACTATGATATCACTTATGCCGGAGCAGTCCTGACCATCACTAAGAAGCCCCTGACTATTAGAGCCGGGGATAAGAGCAAAGTCTACGGGGCGGCTGATCCCGCTTATACAATAAGCTGTGACGGGTTTATCGCAGGTGAGAATGAAAGCGACCTGCTCGGAACACTTGCCTTTGACCGCACAGAAGGTGAAGATGTGGGCGAATATACCATTACACCTTCAGGCCTGACCTCGGTTAACTACGAAATTACTTATGAAACAGGAATACTAACTGTCGATAAGAAAGCTTTATCCATTAGGGCAGAAGATAAAAGCAAGGTTTACGGAGCGGATGATCCTGTCTTTACGGTTACATACGATGGATTTATAACAGGAGAGGATGAAGAAAATCTAAGCGGAACACTTGCCTTAGACCGTGCAGAAGGTGAAGATGCAGGCACTTATACTATTACACCTTCGGGCCTGAGTTCGAATAATTACGAGATCACCTTCATACCGGGAACTTTGCGGATTTTAAGCACTAATGCCCACCTGAGCGGCCTTTCCCTCAGTAATCCTTTGAACCTAAACAATTTGACTTTCAGCCCTGCTTTTGATTCCGGAATAACGAATTATATTGCCGGTGTGGCGAATCGTGTGGGAAGCATTACTGTCACACTCATGGCGGAGGACAGCAATGCCAGCATTAGCATCAATGGTTTATCGGTATCCACTGGACAGGCTTCCGATGACATCATCCTGAATACTGGCCTTAATACCATCAATGTTATGGTGACAGCGGAAGATGAGGTAACTACAAAAACCTATCTTGTGACCATTAACCGAAGCCATGGCGGCAGCAGTATCATCCCTCAGCCCGAGCCGGAGCCTGTGGCAGAAATTTCGGAGCAGCTTACAGGAGGGACTTTTGACAGTGCAACAGGAAATGTATCTGCATCAGTGGATGATAGGCTGCTTGAATACCTCTTTGGAAAGGCTGAAGCCAATGAAGGAGCAAGAAAAACTATCCGACTGGTGATTCCTGAGGTAGAAGCAGCAAGCTCATATACCCTCGAAGCTTCTGTGACGGGATTGTCTTCCACCGGAACGGATAAAGAAATGCTGTTAACGACTCCCTTAGGCACAATCGGCATACCTGATGACATGCTGACAGGATCGGAAGACGCGGCAGGAGAAAAAGCGGCTGTTACCATAGGCCGGGGGGACAAGGCCAGCATGTCCGCTGATGTGAAAGCAGCACTTGGTGACCGTCCGCTGGTACAGCTTTCCCTGACCATAGACGGCCGACAGGTGGCGTGGAACAATCCGGATGCTCCGGTAACCGTTTCTATTCCTTATACACCTACAGCAGCAGAACAGCAGGATCTGGAACATATTGTTGTCTGGTACATTGATGGAAGCGGAAAAGCAGTATCGGTGCCCAGCGGCCGTTATGACCCGGAGACTGGATGCGTGACCTTTACCACCACCCATTTCAGCAACTATGCAGTGGCCTTTATATATAAAACTTTTGGTGACCTGTCCCGTGTGGAATGGGCCCGAAAACCCATCGAAGTCATGGCCTCAAAGGGCATCATCAACGGGACCGGAGCGGATACCTACTTACCGGCTGCCAATATAACCAGAGCTGATTATCTGGTGCTGCTGGTAAAAACCCTGGGTCTGACAGCTGACTTTGACGGCAACTTTAGTGATGTGGCATCTGGGACATACTACTATGAAGCTGTTGGCATTGCCAAAGAACTCGGCATTACCGCCGGCAGCGGAAGGAACCGGTTTAGCCCGAATGAGAAAATTTCCAGGCAGGACATGATGGTATTGACAGCCCGTGCCCTGGAGGAATTCAAAGGGCTAAAGATATTAGGCGACTCTACCGTGCTGGATCAATTCAGTGACAAAAATGATATAGCCGGCTACAGCGCAGAAAGTCTGGCGGCACTTGTCAGTGAAGGTCTTATTACAGGCTCGGGGGATAAGCTGAACCCCCGCGCTAATACTACCCGTGCCGAAGCAGCAGTATTCCTTTACAGAATTTACACAGACCGTTTCTCAAATCGGTGA
- the mntA gene encoding type VII toxin-antitoxin system MntA family adenylyltransferase antitoxin: MQDKVQEKTQEKMQELAQRFQLNLLVLLGSYAAGDFRQGESDIDLAYLGDEIKGIERHLELINELSRIFEYSKIDLIDLQKASGLLKYEIAVKGRVLFERSEGLFERYKLYCYRYYYDTDKFRQGKKEFFREQLEGLLNGKNRA; this comes from the coding sequence ATGCAAGATAAAGTGCAAGAAAAAACGCAGGAAAAAATGCAGGAATTGGCACAGCGTTTTCAACTGAATTTACTCGTTTTATTGGGCAGTTATGCTGCCGGTGATTTTAGACAGGGAGAAAGTGATATCGATCTGGCTTATTTAGGTGATGAGATAAAAGGGATTGAGAGGCATTTAGAGCTGATCAACGAGCTGTCCCGGATTTTTGAGTATAGCAAAATAGATCTGATTGATTTACAGAAAGCTTCCGGGTTATTGAAGTATGAAATTGCTGTTAAGGGAAGGGTTTTGTTTGAACGTTCTGAAGGGCTGTTTGAGCGATATAAGCTGTATTGTTACCGCTATTACTACGATACCGATAAATTCCGGCAAGGGAAAAAGGAATTTTTCCGGGAGCAGTTGGAGGGATTATTGAATGGGAAGAATAGAGCTTGA
- the hepT gene encoding type VII toxin-antitoxin system HepT family RNase toxin, with amino-acid sequence MQLIVEAATDINNMLLKCLDKGPTIDYYSSFIELAEAGILPVEFALSIAPSTGLRNIIVHEYQKIDDGKVYASIINPSLETERGLSIFKTMFRHFLQEISTMQRNYCFITGSYYYPILRQRCILRMLIYKKRFITVLITLPVLAAIFVIGFSTLAKEHYTKPRIQKGIMDLSDWNPGNEVNLNLNGEWEFYWQKLLTYDELYSDNIDPDLFAEVPKVWNSYNIDGKRLPGFGAATYRLQVKNAPENQELAIRMPTVSAAYKLYIDDKLAGSIGRVALDNQHFIPEYRPVMVEFTPPSGDFDIIIQAANFSYARGGVWNPIFMGSHENMVKYDKTIGYKDLFLVGAFLIMALYYLCIFFMLKEGRSSLYFALLCLIAISMTVIYGDFIINRIVPQTGYHVIVAIDYAATTWAPIVLVFLMGELFPEQVSKKIKKLLLIYAVLTLLLILSFPIHVYTGFLYLFQTVGLVTAGYAVICAAMAFAKNRGDSVIIVAGALLVTLGGIHDVLYHDNIISSDFGELSSFGFLIFLFLNAIILARRFSEAFKESKLLSEKLMKLDKMKDEFLANTSHELRTPLNAMINIADGISRGTEGAVNEKQKAALSLITGSGKRLANLINDILDYAKLKNLDLQLSFRTVNVKRIAESVVNVLGRLNKSESVQMLIDLPDDLPDIHADENRLLQILYNIVGNAIKFTETGYIRISAAQADNMVEICVEDTGIGIPEDELETVFESFRQIENSLTRKSEGTGLGLSVTKYLVEAHGGEIRVESEAGAGSKFCFSVPVATETDKEKSLLDDRVEAEIAAAEDTGNYPDTLSCRYGGEGPHIMLVDDNNSNLISLAGILKMENYAVTAVASSEQFFEEFKAAGDVSLVILDVMLPGLSGYEICREIRRTFTVSELPVLMLTARTTTQDIVMGMEAGANDYLAKPFDTDELLARVKTLIQLKQSADRARTSELAFLQAQIKPHFLYNALNTFVSISQYDIEKARKLIIDFGNYLRRTFDFKDLSQLAPLQNELELVRSYLEIEKARFEERIEVVYDLTDDLEVRVPILVLQPIVENAVVHGILPQEEGGRIEIGIRRDETALCFRVKDNGAGMDMEKEGGVFEHKFGSGVGLSNIDNRLRKLYGKGLQIKSSPGRGTEVTWSVPIRLVTERGFNRPEGSA; translated from the coding sequence ATTCAGCTTATTGTTGAAGCAGCGACAGATATTAATAATATGCTGTTAAAGTGTTTGGATAAAGGCCCGACAATTGACTATTATTCTTCGTTTATTGAATTGGCAGAAGCCGGAATACTACCGGTGGAATTCGCCTTAAGTATAGCGCCATCAACAGGGCTGAGAAATATTATCGTCCATGAATACCAAAAGATAGATGATGGTAAAGTCTATGCTTCAATAATAAACCCCTCTCTGGAGACAGAGAGGGGTTTATCGATTTTTAAAACCATGTTTCGACATTTCTTGCAGGAAATTTCTACTATGCAGAGGAATTATTGTTTTATTACTGGTTCGTACTATTATCCGATTTTGCGCCAGAGGTGTATTTTGAGAATGCTGATATATAAAAAGAGATTTATCACAGTATTAATCACTCTGCCGGTTTTAGCGGCGATATTTGTCATTGGTTTCTCTACATTGGCAAAAGAGCATTACACGAAACCACGTATTCAAAAGGGTATTATGGATTTGTCTGATTGGAATCCGGGCAATGAGGTTAATCTTAACCTCAACGGCGAGTGGGAGTTTTATTGGCAAAAACTGCTTACTTACGATGAGCTTTATAGCGATAATATAGACCCGGACTTGTTTGCTGAAGTACCTAAGGTATGGAACAGTTACAATATTGACGGCAAAAGATTACCCGGCTTCGGCGCTGCAACATACAGGCTGCAGGTAAAAAATGCGCCGGAAAATCAGGAATTAGCTATTAGAATGCCGACAGTTTCTGCTGCTTATAAGCTGTACATAGATGATAAACTGGCAGGTTCCATTGGCAGGGTCGCCCTGGACAACCAGCATTTTATACCGGAATACCGCCCTGTTATGGTAGAATTTACCCCGCCTTCCGGAGATTTTGACATAATTATTCAGGCTGCTAATTTTTCTTATGCCCGCGGTGGTGTATGGAATCCTATTTTTATGGGCTCACATGAAAATATGGTCAAGTACGATAAAACCATAGGCTATAAGGATTTGTTCCTGGTTGGGGCTTTCCTGATTATGGCGCTTTACTATCTGTGCATTTTTTTTATGCTCAAAGAAGGCAGGAGCAGTCTTTACTTTGCGTTGTTGTGCCTGATCGCCATAAGTATGACTGTTATTTACGGGGATTTCATTATTAACCGAATTGTTCCTCAGACCGGTTATCATGTTATTGTTGCCATAGATTATGCTGCGACGACGTGGGCTCCCATAGTCCTTGTCTTTCTTATGGGAGAACTTTTTCCGGAGCAGGTTTCCAAAAAAATCAAAAAACTGTTACTAATCTATGCAGTTTTAACATTACTGCTTATCTTGTCATTTCCAATACATGTTTATACCGGTTTTTTATATCTGTTTCAGACTGTGGGCCTTGTTACGGCAGGATATGCAGTCATTTGTGCCGCCATGGCTTTTGCCAAAAACCGGGGTGATTCTGTAATTATAGTGGCAGGAGCGTTGCTTGTTACTTTGGGAGGCATCCATGATGTGCTTTATCATGACAACATTATCTCCTCTGATTTTGGGGAACTATCTTCCTTTGGTTTTCTTATCTTTCTTTTCCTGAATGCCATTATCCTGGCAAGACGATTCTCAGAAGCCTTCAAAGAGTCGAAACTGCTGTCAGAAAAGCTGATGAAGCTTGATAAAATGAAGGACGAGTTTCTTGCCAACACATCCCATGAACTGAGGACTCCACTCAATGCCATGATAAATATTGCTGACGGAATATCCCGGGGAACGGAGGGAGCGGTAAATGAAAAACAGAAAGCCGCACTTAGCCTGATTACCGGCAGCGGGAAGCGCCTGGCCAACCTCATAAATGATATCCTGGATTATGCCAAACTTAAAAACCTCGACCTCCAGTTGAGTTTCAGGACGGTAAATGTGAAACGTATTGCTGAAAGCGTTGTCAATGTACTTGGAAGGTTAAATAAGAGCGAAAGTGTCCAGATGCTTATTGATCTTCCCGATGACCTCCCGGACATTCATGCAGATGAAAACAGGCTGCTCCAGATTTTATACAACATTGTGGGAAATGCCATTAAATTTACGGAAACAGGATATATCAGGATATCGGCAGCCCAGGCGGACAACATGGTTGAAATTTGTGTCGAGGATACGGGAATTGGAATTCCTGAAGACGAACTTGAAACTGTATTTGAATCTTTCCGGCAGATTGAAAATTCCCTGACCCGAAAAAGCGAAGGCACAGGATTAGGTCTTTCTGTAACCAAATATCTGGTTGAAGCCCACGGCGGGGAAATTCGTGTGGAATCGGAGGCAGGGGCAGGTTCGAAATTCTGTTTCTCTGTTCCTGTGGCTACAGAAACTGACAAAGAAAAATCATTGTTAGATGACAGAGTTGAAGCCGAAATAGCTGCTGCCGAAGACACCGGAAATTACCCTGATACGCTTTCATGCAGGTATGGGGGGGAGGGCCCCCATATCATGCTGGTGGATGATAACAACTCCAACCTTATATCCCTGGCCGGGATTCTGAAGATGGAAAACTATGCAGTCACCGCTGTTGCTTCAAGTGAGCAATTTTTTGAAGAATTTAAAGCTGCAGGCGATGTCAGCCTTGTCATTCTGGATGTAATGCTGCCAGGCCTGTCAGGGTATGAGATATGCCGTGAAATCAGAAGAACCTTTACTGTTTCTGAGCTTCCTGTACTGATGCTGACAGCCAGGACAACCACTCAGGACATCGTTATGGGTATGGAAGCAGGAGCTAATGATTATCTTGCCAAGCCTTTTGATACAGACGAGCTTTTAGCAAGGGTAAAGACCCTTATCCAGCTCAAGCAGTCGGCAGACAGGGCCAGGACTTCCGAACTAGCCTTTTTGCAGGCTCAGATCAAACCACACTTTTTGTATAATGCTTTAAACACTTTTGTTTCAATTTCCCAATATGACATAGAAAAAGCCAGAAAACTGATTATAGATTTTGGGAATTATTTGAGAAGAACCTTTGATTTCAAGGATTTAAGCCAGCTTGCCCCGCTGCAGAATGAACTGGAGCTTGTCAGGTCATATCTTGAGATTGAGAAGGCGCGTTTTGAAGAAAGGATTGAAGTAGTCTATGACCTGACAGATGATCTGGAAGTGCGGGTTCCGATACTGGTATTACAGCCTATTGTAGAAAATGCGGTGGTACATGGCATATTACCACAAGAAGAAGGCGGACGTATTGAAATCGGTATAAGAAGGGATGAAACAGCTTTGTGTTTTAGGGTTAAGGACAATGGCGCCGGTATGGATATGGAAAAGGAGGGCGGAGTTTTTGAACATAAATTTGGAAGCGGTGTCGGCCTGTCCAATATAGATAACAGGCTAAGGAAACTTTACGGAAAGGGACTGCAGATAAAAAGCAGTCCGGGGAGGGGCACTGAAGTTACATGGTCTGTTCCGATAAGACTGGTGACAGAGAGGGGTTTTAACAGACCGGAAGGGAGTGCATAA
- a CDS encoding response regulator: MVTAILVDDERPALRGLEFFLRPYPEISIVGMYTNPLIALDEIGRLRPEAVFLDINMPQLKGVDLASKILDVSPGTDIVFVTAFDQYAVEAFEIHALDYILKPINQERLRKTVERLVQKKPLLKEKSARKLQIKCLGWFQVTWEGQEPIKWRTEKTKELFAFLLYNQGRDVSKDELLDRLWTEIDPEKAIRQLYNGIYYIRKALEEYDVDRSLICIDSNYNLKLGPVDFDVKNFCDLTNSTESDTLETLEVMESLYAGDYLEGEDYQWTDSERESLARLYQQCLIKLSQHYVKKKNFEKAESILIKAYLKNPYEEIITELLLRLYMETGEKSKAVIHFNSYSKLLQEDLDIEPNAKLYRIYQSIK, encoded by the coding sequence GTGGTAACAGCAATTCTGGTGGATGATGAAAGACCGGCGCTTCGGGGACTTGAATTTTTCTTAAGACCTTATCCGGAGATTTCAATAGTGGGAATGTATACAAATCCACTTATAGCTTTAGATGAGATAGGACGATTAAGACCTGAGGCTGTGTTTCTCGATATCAATATGCCGCAGTTAAAGGGAGTTGACCTGGCTTCCAAAATACTGGATGTGAGCCCCGGCACAGATATTGTTTTTGTAACCGCCTTTGACCAATATGCTGTCGAAGCCTTTGAGATCCATGCGTTGGACTACATATTAAAACCTATTAATCAGGAACGTTTAAGAAAAACCGTAGAGCGTTTGGTGCAAAAGAAACCTTTGCTAAAGGAAAAGAGTGCCCGGAAGCTTCAAATAAAATGTCTGGGGTGGTTTCAGGTAACCTGGGAAGGTCAGGAACCTATTAAGTGGCGCACTGAGAAAACAAAAGAGCTTTTTGCATTTTTGCTTTACAACCAGGGACGGGATGTCTCCAAAGACGAGCTTTTAGACAGGCTTTGGACGGAGATTGATCCTGAAAAGGCCATCCGGCAGCTCTACAATGGGATTTATTATATCCGTAAGGCTTTGGAGGAATATGACGTAGACAGAAGCCTGATATGTATTGACAGCAATTATAATTTAAAGTTGGGACCGGTCGATTTTGATGTAAAGAATTTCTGTGACCTGACGAATAGTACCGAATCTGATACTTTAGAGACCCTGGAAGTAATGGAATCCCTTTATGCAGGCGATTATCTGGAAGGTGAAGACTACCAGTGGACGGATTCTGAAAGAGAGAGCCTGGCAAGGCTGTATCAACAGTGCCTGATAAAGCTTTCTCAACACTATGTTAAGAAAAAGAATTTTGAAAAGGCAGAGAGCATTCTAATCAAAGCATATCTTAAAAACCCTTATGAAGAAATTATTACCGAACTTCTGCTGAGACTTTATATGGAAACAGGTGAAAAAAGTAAAGCAGTAATACACTTCAATTCATATTCAAAGCTTTTACAGGAAGACCTTGATATAGAACCAAATGCTAAATTGTATCGGATCTACCAATCTATAAAATAG